TTTATGAGTGTAAATTTTTTGAGCATGCTAAAATACAGTCATTTATTTGTAAGCGGCCTTCTCATGACTTTAAAACTCACCTTTTTAGCAGTGACTATAGGAGTTATATTAGGCCTGATTGTTGCTCTTATTAAAATGTCTTCTATAAAACCTATAAGCTTTATAGGAGCCAGTTATGTTGAAATTATAAGAGGTACTCCTCTTTTGGTACAACTTTTATTGATATATAACGGTCTTATGCAATTTGGAATAGATATACCAGCTTTTACAGCAGGAGTTTCTGCTCTTGCCATAAATAGCGCTGCTTATGTTGCAGAGATTATAAGGGCAGGCATACAAGCTGTAGACCCTGGGCAAAACGAAGCAGCTCGTTCCCTTGGCATGACTCATGCTATGGCGATGAGGTATGTGATAATTCCCCAGGCAATAAAAAATATTTTACCTGCTTTGGGAAATGAATTTATCGTGATGCTCAAAGAATCAGCTATTGTATCAGTAATAGGCTTTGCTGACCTTACAAGGCAAGCAGATATTATACAAAGCATTACTTATAAATATTTCGAACCTTACATCATAAT
The sequence above is a segment of the Thermoanaerobacter ethanolicus JW 200 genome. Coding sequences within it:
- a CDS encoding amino acid ABC transporter permease; protein product: MSVNFLSMLKYSHLFVSGLLMTLKLTFLAVTIGVILGLIVALIKMSSIKPISFIGASYVEIIRGTPLLVQLLLIYNGLMQFGIDIPAFTAGVSALAINSAAYVAEIIRAGIQAVDPGQNEAARSLGMTHAMAMRYVIIPQAIKNILPALGNEFIVMLKESAIVSVIGFADLTRQADIIQSITYKYFEPYIIIAAIYFVMTFIFSRLLGIFERRLRAGDTR